The genomic region TGCAGGTGTTCCAGCACTCGGAGGAAAGCGTACGCCTTCTTCTTTCCATGTATGAAAAACTGATGGTGGACGTGCGCGCCTCCGTGGTCGATCCTTCCGCCGCCGTGCCGCTTATTCTTGTGGTACGTTCCGTGGATCGTATCTGCCGCCGTTCGGAAAATATCGTGGAGCACCTGTGCTTCATGTGCGACGGCATTACCGTGAAGCATCGTGTGAAACTCTCCGGCATGGATGCCTGATCGGAATCTGAAGGCAATGCCCCCGCAGAACATGCCGTACTGCGGGGGCATTGCCGTTTTTTTTCTGCTGCATCGCGACCTCATGGTCGCGTTTTTGCGTTAAACGCCGTGAGACCGGGCGGAAGAAAATCTTCCGTGTGGAAGAAAAATTCCTTTTGACAGGGGAAGAGTCCCTCCGTCAGCATGTTCGTACAGGCCGTTTTCAGGGGCGGCTGAACCGGTTAAAAAGAAGAGACAGGGGGCGCATGAAACATCCTGCGTAGAGGAAAAGGCGCTTTTTCTATCCCATGCCCTGAGAAGCCCGCCCGGGCCTTATGTTCCGTACCTGAAATCCCTTTGCCGGGGCGGTAACGGCAGGGCCCTGCGCGAACGTCTGCGCTCATATCGGGCAGGAGCTTTACGGCATAAAAGAAGCTCCACCGCATTCCGGCAGGGACTTTTGTCTGCCAGGGGAGAGGCGTTTTTCCGCGGGGATATATCTTCGGGAGATGGCGTGTATTCAGGCATTGACGTTTTTCGGCGGCAAGTTTTTCAGAGAAAGGAAGTTCCGGGGGCGTGGCGGTGTCGTCGGTGGAGCATTCCGGCAGGGGCTATGCTGTTTCCGGCGGTCGTTATGTCTTTTTCTTTCATGGCGGAAACGTTTCCTGCGGCGTTCAGGGGAATTCGATGTTTGAAGTGGCCCCCGGCTATGGCTGCGGAAGGTGGTACGATGCCCGTATTCCGCGTTCGGAATAAAAAAAAGACGCCGGTCTTTGCGATCGGCGCCCTGTGAAGACGTCAGGAAGTCGACGGGCCGCCCTGCGGAGGCCGGGGAAAGATCAGTCCTTTCTCAGCAGATGGAACTTGTCGAAGAGCTTGAAGCCCAGGCTCATGATGATGGCGATAATGGTGGCGAGCACCATGCCCTGAATGGTGATGGAACCGAAGCTGAGCTTGGCTCCGCTCAGACCGATGATCATGATGACGGAAGTCATGACAAGGTTGGAAGATTTGCTGTAATCCACCTTGCGTTCCACCAGTACACGCAGGCCCGAAGCCGCGATGACGCCGAACAGCAGCAGACATACGCCGCCCATGACCGGCACGGGAATGCCCCGGATGAGTTCGGAAAGCTTGCCGACGAAGGAAAGCAGAATGGCCATGACCGCCGCACCGCCGAGCACCCATACGCTGTACACGCGGGTAATGGCCATGACGCCGATGTTTTCGCCGTAGGTGGTGTTGGGCGTCGCGCCGAAGAAGCCGGAAAGAATGTTGGAGCATCCGTCGGCGAACAGGGAGCGGGAAAGACCGGGGTCCTTGATGAGGTCGCGTCCGACCACGTTGCCGGTAACGAGAAGATGACCGATATGTTCGGCCAGCACCACGAGGGCCGCCGGAGCGATGATGAGAATGGCGTTGAGGTCGAAGGTGGGCGCGTAGAATTCCGGCAGCTGGAACCAGGGGGCTTCCCTTACGGGCGTCAGATCCACCATGCCCATGAAGAAGGCGAAAACATACCCGCAGATGACGCCGAACAGCACCGGAATGATGGCAAGAAAGCCGCGGAATGCCACGGAGCCGATGACGGTGACGGCCAGCGTGAACATGGAAACCATCACGTTGTCCATGTTGATGTTGTCTCCCGTGAGTCCCGCCATGGAAGCTGCGGTGGGAGCAAGTTCCAGGCCTATGACGGCGATGATGGAACCCATGGCTGCGGGCGGGAAGATGACGTCGATCCATTTCGTCCCCACGGCCCGGATGAGCGCGGCGAACAGAATGAAGAGCAGGCCGAACACGATGAAGCCCGACTGTGCCGAGGAATAGCTGCTTGCCGCCATGATGGCCAGCACCGGGGAAATGAAGGCGAAGCTGGAACCGAGGTAGGAGGGAATTTTACCCCTGGTGAGGAAAAGATACAGCAATGTGCCTATGCCGTTCATGAACAGGCAGGTGGTGGGGTTTACCTTGAACAGGAAGGGCACGAGCACGGTGGAGCCGAACATGGCGAACAGGTGCTGTATGCTCAGGGGGATGTTCAGAAGGAGCGGCGGGCGTTCCTCAACCTGGATGACATGGTGTTCCACGGTGATATCCTCGCTGGAAAAGTATGTATGAGTCGCGCTTCGGCATGTTCCGAAGTGCCGGTTCCCGGTGGACGCTTTCCGGCGCAGCGCCGGGCGGCGGCTTCCGCTCTGGTGCCGTGCGGCGGATGTTGCGAAAAAAGCTGATATTCCGGTGTGCTGTGTAAAAGGTTTTTCTGAGACGGGACTGCCTCAGGCTGCACCTCCGCGGGCAGAGAAACACCGGGACATGTCTTGTATGGGGCGGATTCAGGGCATGAACGTTGCTTCAGGCCTGCTCCTTCATAAGAGCGAGCCTGCGGCCCATGTCGAAGGCTTTCCGGCAGTCTTCGGGGAAGACTTCGTCATGGTATTTCTTTTTTTCCGCAGGGTCGTAGCGGTCGGCCTCGTAAAGGCTGTAGTCGCTGAACTGCCAGGCGTTGGCGCTGTAGCAGATTTCGCTCTTCACGCCCAGCATTTCGCCCATGCGGGCGTGTATCGTGGCAAAGCGGCCGACGACGGAATCCGCAAGGTCCGCGGTCACCCCGAAGGTGTAGACGAAGGCTGAGGGAATCCTGCGGGGAAACACCCAGCGGTTTTCCCTGTTGTAGAGCATGTGGCTGAACAGAAAGCGGTGTTCCAGGGCGAGAAGCTCGGGCGTCACGTCGCCGTAGTAGACGGGGGAGCCGAAAATAATCCCGTCGGCCTCCTCCATCATGTCGAGAAAGGGAGAAAGTTCGTCTCTCATGGCACAGTGCCCGTGCCTTCCCGATTTGAGCTTGCAGGAAAAGCAGCTGACGCAGCCTTTGTATTTCAGAGGATAAAGCTGGACAAGGCGTGTCCTGGCTCCTGCCGACTCAGCTCCGTCCAGAGCGGCCTGCAGCATGGTTGCGGTGTTGCCGCAGGCTCTGGGGCTGCCGTTGAACGCAAGTATCATGGAAGCTCTCCTGTAGGTGGGGCGGAAGAAAAAGGTATGCTTTCGGCAAGCATTCTCATGAGAATAAAGCGGAACATTTTCTCTTGCAAGTTGAAATCGCTCCGTCGTTCCGGCTGCGCCTTGCCTGATGCGGACGCTTCCGTTATGGTTCGGGCATGGATATCATTGCCCGTATACATACCGATCTGCCGTCGAAGTTCGGCGTGCCCCGTCAGAGCGGCCTTGTGCAGGAGCTGAAGGGGCGTATCGTGTTCACTCCCGAGTACAGAGACCCCGAGGCCCTGCGCGGAATGGAGGATTTTTCCCATATCTGGCTTATCTGGGAGTTTTCCGAAGCCCGCTGCGAGCGCTGGTCGCCCACGGTAAGACCTCCGCGCCTCGGCGGCAACATACGGCTCGGCGTGTTTGCCACTCGTTCCCCCTTCCGGCCGAACAGCATGGGGCTTTCCTGCGTGCGCCTGGAAAAGGTGGTGCTGCACGGGGAGGAAGGGCCGGAGCTGCATGTTTCCGGCATAGACCTCATGGACGGTACGCCCATTTTCGATATCAAGCCCTATATTCCTTATGCCGATTGCCATCCCGAAGCTACGGGCGGCTTTACGACGACGCTTGCCGATGTCACTCTTGAGGTGGATTTTCCCGAAAAATGGCGGGCGCTGTTCAGTGTGGAGCAGCAGGCCTCCATTACGGGCATACTTTCGCGCGATCCGCGTCCCCATTATCACCGCGATCCCGGCAGAATATACGGTATGCCCTTTGCGGGAAGGGATATCCGTTTCCGCGTCCGGGACGGCGTGGCGGAAGTGGTGGATGTGGCAACGGAAGGATAACCGGAGGCGCTTTTCATGGCTGCACGGCGGCGGAGGGGCTTTTTCCTTCGCCGTTTTTCATCGGGAGAAGCTGCGGAGCCCGGCCGTTTGAGAATATGCGGCAGGGACGTGAATACCGTTCTCCCGGAAAAGCCTGCGGAATTTTCCTCACGGGCCGGGGCCGCCGTGCGCATTCGCGGGAAGCGCCATGCTTTTTTCCGATGATTGCCGCAGAGGGGCATGGAGATCCGAAACTTCCTTCGGGAAAGGCGTATTCCGTCGGAGAATCCTGCTTGCCGGTTCGGCACGGGGGCCGTACCTGCGGAGAAGAGTATTTTTATATGATTCTCGTCATGACGGCAGTTTTCAGGCGAGGGCCTTATACAGGAGCATCACGGCGGACAGACTGAGAAAGATGAGAAGCAGCCGGATGAATACGCGCTGGTTCAGATACCGTCCTATGATATATCCCAGCTTCTGGCCGATGAAGACTGCGGCGATGCCCACAGCGGCGAGTTTGAAGAATTCCGGGCGGTACAGGCCGGCAAACCACTGACCGGCCAGCGTGGCCCATCCGCTCACAAGAAAGAGCATGGCCATGGTGCTTCTCGCCCTGTCAGGCTGCCAGTCCTTGAACAGAAGAAAAATGCCTATGGGCACGCCGCCTACGGAAACGGAGGAATTGGCAAAACCGCTGGCAAGTCCCGTAACGAGCAGCGAAGCGGCGGAATCCTTGATACGGAACGTCGCGTTTTTTTTGATGAGCTGCAACACGACGAAACAGGCGATCATGAGGCTTATGCCTATCTGCAACCACTGTATGGGCACGACCTTGAGCGCGAGAGCCCCCAGAAAGCATCCCGGAACACAGCTTGCCCAGAGCCACAATACATCCGTCCAGACAAGTCCCTTTCGGTACAGCCAGGCGAGCTGCGTGCTGCCCGGCGCGCCGATGATGCAGCAGGTCAGTATGGCATCCGTAACAGGCATACCGAGCAGAACGACGGGCAGGGCCGCCATCATGCCGCCGATTCCCGCGATGCCGCTCACAAGTCCGCCGAAAAGCCATCCGAAGAAAATATAGACATAGGTTGCAGTGATCATCGCAGGCCTCCAGAATTTGTGCCGATCACATCCCCTGTACGGGCGAAGCCGACCTTAGAATATTTTCGTATCCTTGAAAAGGTATCATTTCCGCATGTTGTCGAAGGCCGCCCCCGTTTTTTCCGGCACAGGACGGGCAGAAAAAACGCTCACCGGCAAGGGGGGGACGAGTCCGTGCCGATGAGCGGTGAGGGGCCGGGCATCCGTTCCGGCATGGAGGATGCCCGGCGTTTCGGGGGCGCTACAGGAAGATTTTCCCCGTCAGTATGACGACGGCGGTCACGATGCACAGGGAGGCGACAACGAGAATCGGCGCCGTCCGCCAGATGGCTCTGGTCGTTATCCAGTCGTTGCCGTGGAGCATGGCGGCGGTCGAGCTTGCGGCGGGGGTGAGGAAGGCAAGGCAGCAAGCCACGGTCACCAGAATGACGGGCTGTTCGGCAAGCATGCCGTTTGCCGTGCAGTAGGAGAATATGACGGGCATGAGGGCTACGGAAATGGCCGTATTATTGATGAACTGCGTGAGTATGACGCCTACGATGCCGATGCATATCAGGAACTTGATGCCGGAGCCCGTACCGAAGAAGGGCGTCAGTATTTCCAGCATGAAGGCCGTAATGCCGCTTCTGGGGTCGGATATGGGGCCGGAAAGCGGCAGAACGAAGGCCAGAATGAAGATGATGGGCCAGGCCACGCCTTCATTGACCATGGCCCGCCACGGGCAGAGCGCTTTGCCGTTGACTTTTATGGCCGCAAGCAGCGCCACCAGAAGAACGCACACGCCGGTATTGCCGATTTTTTTGAAGAACACCGCAACGGCGAGATCCCTGGGAAGAAATCCCGGGAGCATCATGAACAGTATAAGGGCGATGAGGAAGGCGAAAAGGAGCTTCTGCACGCCGGACAGCTTCATGTCCTCATCGGTGATGAGAGTTTTGATGTCCAGACCGGTAAGCTTGCTCAGATCCGGCCGGAGCAGAAACTTGCCGATGAGAATGAACGCCAGCAGGCAGAGCAGGCAGGACAGGAAGGAGGCGAACATGTAGATGGTGTAGTTGACGGTGGCGCCGGAAAGGCCTTCATAAGCGCTTATGGCGACCAGCGGGAGCGATTTGAAGGGGATGAGCGCCATGCCGAGCTGACTGGCGAAGACGGCGCCGATCACCATCATCATGGGGTAGCCCTCATGCTTTTCATAACCGCAGAATTTGAACATGCCGTACATCAGGCTCCAGCCGATGACACATGCGGGCGTGGCGCTGGACAGGCCTCCGAGAACGGATATGGCCAGAAGCAGGGCGAAACTCAGCAGCCA from Mailhella massiliensis harbors:
- a CDS encoding flavodoxin family protein; the encoded protein is MILAFNGSPRACGNTATMLQAALDGAESAGARTRLVQLYPLKYKGCVSCFSCKLKSGRHGHCAMRDELSPFLDMMEEADGIIFGSPVYYGDVTPELLALEHRFLFSHMLYNRENRWVFPRRIPSAFVYTFGVTADLADSVVGRFATIHARMGEMLGVKSEICYSANAWQFSDYSLYEADRYDPAEKKKYHDEVFPEDCRKAFDMGRRLALMKEQA
- the tsaA gene encoding tRNA (N6-threonylcarbamoyladenosine(37)-N6)-methyltransferase TrmO codes for the protein MDIIARIHTDLPSKFGVPRQSGLVQELKGRIVFTPEYRDPEALRGMEDFSHIWLIWEFSEARCERWSPTVRPPRLGGNIRLGVFATRSPFRPNSMGLSCVRLEKVVLHGEEGPELHVSGIDLMDGTPIFDIKPYIPYADCHPEATGGFTTTLADVTLEVDFPEKWRALFSVEQQASITGILSRDPRPHYHRDPGRIYGMPFAGRDIRFRVRDGVAEVVDVATEG
- the uraA gene encoding uracil permease translates to MEHHVIQVEERPPLLLNIPLSIQHLFAMFGSTVLVPFLFKVNPTTCLFMNGIGTLLYLFLTRGKIPSYLGSSFAFISPVLAIMAASSYSSAQSGFIVFGLLFILFAALIRAVGTKWIDVIFPPAAMGSIIAVIGLELAPTAASMAGLTGDNINMDNVMVSMFTLAVTVIGSVAFRGFLAIIPVLFGVICGYVFAFFMGMVDLTPVREAPWFQLPEFYAPTFDLNAILIIAPAALVVLAEHIGHLLVTGNVVGRDLIKDPGLSRSLFADGCSNILSGFFGATPNTTYGENIGVMAITRVYSVWVLGGAAVMAILLSFVGKLSELIRGIPVPVMGGVCLLLFGVIAASGLRVLVERKVDYSKSSNLVMTSVIMIIGLSGAKLSFGSITIQGMVLATIIAIIMSLGFKLFDKFHLLRKD
- a CDS encoding SLC13 family permease, giving the protein MAAPERTAKASIDVKRCFHIAVFLAITFFFGRLDPTPPLTPYGMNVLGALIGVVYAWIFIDVIWPSMIGLLAIGLLDIMPINTLFNKGFGDPTVVMMIFIFVFSTVLDSYGVTRWISMWFVSRRCVKGRPWLLSFALLLAISVLGGLSSATPACVIGWSLMYGMFKFCGYEKHEGYPMMMVIGAVFASQLGMALIPFKSLPLVAISAYEGLSGATVNYTIYMFASFLSCLLCLLAFILIGKFLLRPDLSKLTGLDIKTLITDEDMKLSGVQKLLFAFLIALILFMMLPGFLPRDLAVAVFFKKIGNTGVCVLLVALLAAIKVNGKALCPWRAMVNEGVAWPIIFILAFVLPLSGPISDPRSGITAFMLEILTPFFGTGSGIKFLICIGIVGVILTQFINNTAISVALMPVIFSYCTANGMLAEQPVILVTVACCLAFLTPAASSTAAMLHGNDWITTRAIWRTAPILVVASLCIVTAVVILTGKIFL
- a CDS encoding sulfite exporter TauE/SafE family protein, which encodes MITATYVYIFFGWLFGGLVSGIAGIGGMMAALPVVLLGMPVTDAILTCCIIGAPGSTQLAWLYRKGLVWTDVLWLWASCVPGCFLGALALKVVPIQWLQIGISLMIACFVVLQLIKKNATFRIKDSAASLLVTGLASGFANSSVSVGGVPIGIFLLFKDWQPDRARSTMAMLFLVSGWATLAGQWFAGLYRPEFFKLAAVGIAAVFIGQKLGYIIGRYLNQRVFIRLLLIFLSLSAVMLLYKALA